Within the Telopea speciosissima isolate NSW1024214 ecotype Mountain lineage chromosome 4, Tspe_v1, whole genome shotgun sequence genome, the region tttagGTTAAAAATTCACTTCCCAacccctttaatttcccttgcaaccaaataggGCCTTGATTTTGCTTTTGAATGGGAAGTTAGCATTGGTAATGGACAGGGGTTTTTCCCTTGGCTTATGATACAGGTGGCCTAATTATTGAACCGTCTAGACTGTGAAATTGGCACCCACATGTGGAGCAATGTTTCAGATAAATGTGATGGAACTCAGATTATTCTGGTCCTATTGTTGATGCTCTGATGGTCCAACTGTCAAGGTACAGTATAACTTTTTTGGAGGTGATGGTTGTATGTGGCAGatttaaatggaaaatttttaaaGAGTTCATCAGAAAAGAGTTACATTAATAGATTATAACACAGGTGCTTTCGGACTGGTGGCATGCTTGTTACTTTAAGTTAAGAGGGTGTGGTTTTCAGTATTATAATGCTCATTCCCATTCAGCTAAATATTTTTTGTCCTAGTTCTACAAGAGTTCGGTTCTAGAATTGGCAGATACACCATGTGGTTGATGAACACTCAAGAGTTTAACTGGATGGCCTGAATGGTTTTTTGACCAACTCAATGGCTCTTTAGCAAAGGGCAGTCCGGAGAGTAAGACCATTAGATGCTTTGTTTGTCCAACCATCTGGTCTGATCTAGTTCTCAAAATAATGGTATGGAATAAAAGCATTAAGACATTGACCTTTATTTTTGTCACAAAATCAAACCTTGACCTTGGTTTTTCTTGAAGGAAAATATAGCTTGGTCTATATTTAATTATTGGAATGATCAATCATCATTTATAAACCCACATAAAttatacccttttttttcaTTGTACTAAATTTTTTGTTCAACATTGCAGCAATCCCAACGCTGGCACATGATATTCAAAAGGCATTGCAATTGAGGTTTGgaacagaaaacaaaaaggtCCTGAAATTTGCACCCAAGGAAACAtgtgaagagaagaaagatcaCCCAAAACAACATTGTTCCATGCTTGATTTAGATCTTAACTGTCCTCCTCCTATTGAAAAGGAAGAATTATTGGAGAGTCAACAAAGTGATGAAGCTGTACCAGGTGTGAAATTATTCTCCTAGaatattttttgagaaatcCTGTTTTTCTTCCTTTAATTTCATTCACTCCTGGTTAGGAAAATCTCTCATAGCTATGAACCAAGAAATGTTTCGTTGTATGACATCATTATAAACTGAGACTTACAAATTGAAGCTGTATCAGGTTCAAAATCTTTTAATtgtgtaattttttcttttgggtgtcATGTTCATTATTTCTTCTCTGCAGGCTGGGAAAACCTCTCATGGCACTAAACCAAGAATTGTCTTCATGTACGGTATTTTTATAAACTGACAGCTAAAGTGTCCCATGGGTTGGATTTTAGAATACCTAAAACTTTGCCACCTAGAAATGGTCCTAGGTGATGAGGGGAAATGAAGAAAGCTGGGATAGCTATTACCTTGAATGTGTATGCAGCAAACCCATTGTTATTTACTTCATGATCAAAGAGGGTCTCATTAACTCAATTGATCAGTATAGTGACCTAAACAACTGTGAGTTACCTGTGGTAGAAACGTTTCAATAGTAGTATGGTACATTGTAAAATACGGAATAACTGAAAGCTCTTATTTTCATCCCCAAAgctcaaaataaaaacaaaaagatggGTATTTTCTGATGAAGTTAAATGCTTTCAAATACTTAATATGTTGGTTGGACAGAAAACCGTATTAGTTCTTACTTCAGTTTCATTAAGATATGTATCATTACTTCTGCTCAGTGACAGAAGAGACATTTCATTTTCAAATGGTCCAATGCTTTTTCTTCAGAATGCTTTCATCTTGTCCTGTTTCTGAGTAATCTCATTGTCCTCTTCTTGAAGCAAGTTCCTTTTGTTAACTTCAAAGATTTCATATAATGAAAATCCCATGCATAATGAAATGTTTATATTTTGTTAGGGTCTTTTCCCTTAGTTAGCCTTCTTGGCTcttatttgtatttcttttccttttttaatatatattttatctttattCAAACATGGTAGTAGCTAGTTTTACTTAATTCTGATTATCTGATGCTGATCATACTAGATAGTAAGCTGGTAGAGGCACTGCTACTTAGTTGATCTTTGATTTGAATTAATTGCTGTCGGGTTTCAGCTGAACCCAGTTCCTTGTAACTTATGCATTGTTCTGATGTGATTTGGACCAGAAATAACTTGGTAAAATAAACGGTTCAGCTTCCTCTCAGCTGGAGGACCATAACTTTATATGATTGTATCGACaagtagttttttttatttttctttggagGGGGTGTTTCCCCATGATTTGATAATTTTCATCTTCTTATAGTTTGAATGAACGATTTCAGaggcctcggtgaaggagaagaagaagagggcagCAACAGAGGACATAGCTAGAATTTCATTATCTGATCTTGTAAAAAATTTTGGTCGTCCCATTGCTGAAGCTTCAAGAAATCTGAATGTTGGACTCACTGTACTTAAGAGAAAGTGCAGGGAACTTGGTATACCTCGTTGGCCACATAGGAAGATCAAATCCCTGGATTCCCTTATACATGATCTCCAGGTATCTCtctttgcctttattttttttctcgtGGGCTGCTTTATATCTGACATGTTGAGCTGTATTCTTTCTCCCTGTAATTTGGGTAAATCTAATATATCTAATATTTGCCTGATGAAAGTCATTCTAGGCGTGCATACAGTATGGTTAAAAATAGAGATGACTCAATTTCTGATTAGGGTATCACAGTTTTGCagcaaacaaaaaccctaacaatACAAACTTGGCTTAATATGGCTGTTAGGTGCAAAGTCACCAGATGAGACCAATTCCAATTCATCTTCACCAATGTAAGAAGTGCTGTGGTGGCAATTCTTCACACAGCCAATAACATGACCTTGCCTCTGCCaacccccccctctctctctctctctcaaccccTGATTGAAGTATGGGCTCAGCTCAGGTTCGACAGAGTACCTCTTAGCCTTGATCAACTAAACTTGAAATT harbors:
- the LOC122659881 gene encoding protein RKD5; the encoded protein is MLDLDLNCPPPIEKEELLESQQSDEAVPEASVKEKKKRAATEDIARISLSDLVKNFGRPIAEASRNLNVGLTVLKRKCRELGIPRWPHRKIKSLDSLIHDLQDIQEDTELQESEDKATAIQLAKRQRMLESEKEGIERTPSMEIQSEIKKFRQGVFKSRHRARTSAKAKKCSSISPNSKHH